Proteins encoded together in one Shewanella oneidensis MR-1 window:
- a CDS encoding IS256-like element ISSod4 family transposase: protein MTQPFNFEQALKDLQSGKSLTGKDSILGPLIKQLTEAALQAELEQHLAHDPQPNRKNGKTPKTIKHPSGNFELDAPRDRNGTFEPQLIKKNQTTLTDEIERKVLSMFSIGMSYRDINQHVEDMYGLNVSNATVSAITDKLIPELKAWQQRPLDSHYPIVWLDAIHYKVKEDGRYVSKAVYTLLALNMKGKKEILGLHLSENEGANYWLSVLTDLNNRGVKDILIACVDGLTGFPEAIASIFPHTETQLCVIHQIRNSMKYVASKNQKAFMADLKPVYRAVSKEAAEMALDELEAKWGDAYPLVINSWRRKWHNLSHYFKYPEHIRKVIYTTNAVEAVHRQFRKLTKTKGAFPNENSLLKLLYAGILNASDKWTMPIHNWSLCLSQLAIYFEGRLDSVLEI, encoded by the coding sequence ATGACCCAACCTTTTAACTTCGAACAAGCCCTTAAAGATCTGCAATCAGGTAAAAGCCTCACAGGTAAAGACAGCATTCTTGGCCCACTGATCAAGCAACTCACTGAAGCGGCTCTCCAGGCTGAGCTTGAGCAGCATTTAGCGCATGATCCTCAGCCTAATCGTAAAAATGGCAAAACCCCTAAGACCATTAAGCATCCGTCCGGTAACTTTGAGTTAGACGCTCCTAGAGACCGCAATGGCACCTTTGAGCCTCAGTTGATTAAGAAAAATCAAACTACACTAACCGATGAAATCGAACGTAAAGTGTTGTCGATGTTCAGTATAGGTATGAGCTATCGCGATATTAATCAACATGTTGAAGATATGTATGGGCTCAATGTGTCTAACGCAACAGTCAGTGCTATCACTGACAAACTCATCCCCGAACTTAAAGCGTGGCAACAGCGCCCATTAGATAGCCATTATCCTATCGTTTGGCTTGATGCGATACATTATAAAGTCAAAGAGGATGGGCGTTACGTCAGTAAAGCCGTTTACACATTGTTAGCGCTTAATATGAAAGGAAAAAAGGAAATTTTAGGGCTTCACTTATCCGAAAATGAAGGCGCTAATTACTGGCTATCCGTACTGACCGATCTTAATAATCGTGGTGTAAAAGATATTCTTATCGCCTGTGTTGACGGCTTGACCGGTTTCCCAGAGGCCATAGCCAGTATCTTCCCTCATACGGAAACACAGCTATGCGTTATCCACCAGATCCGCAACTCAATGAAGTATGTCGCCTCAAAAAATCAGAAAGCGTTTATGGCTGATTTAAAGCCTGTGTATCGAGCCGTGAGTAAAGAAGCCGCAGAGATGGCCTTGGACGAACTGGAGGCCAAATGGGGTGATGCTTATCCGTTGGTAATCAACTCTTGGCGTCGCAAATGGCATAATTTGTCCCATTATTTTAAGTACCCAGAACATATCAGGAAAGTGATTTACACGACCAATGCGGTTGAGGCTGTACATCGCCAATTTAGAAAGCTCACCAAAACCAAAGGTGCATTTCCTAATGAAAATAGCTTGTTGAAGCTACTTTACGCAGGCATATTAAACGCCTCAGATAAATGGACTATGCCAATCCACAATTGGAGCCTTTGTTTATCTCAGTTAGCGATTTATTTTGAAGGACGTTTAGATAGCGTGCTAGAAATTT
- a CDS encoding 3-oxoacyl-ACP reductase family protein, producing the protein MKSSNNLQGKVAFVQGGSRGIGAAIVKRLASEGAAVAFTYVSSEAQSQLLVDEVIAQGGKAIAIKADSTEPEAIRRAIRETKAHLGGLDIVVNNAGILIWDSIENLTLEDWERIVNTNVRSVFVASQEAALHMNDGGRIINIGSTNAERIPFVGGAIYGMSKSALVGLAKGLARDLGPRAITVNNIQPGPVDTDMNPDNGDSSEPIKAIGVLGRYGKAEEIASFVAFIAGPEAGYITGASLMIDGGFSA; encoded by the coding sequence ATGAAGTCGTCGAATAATCTGCAAGGTAAAGTGGCTTTTGTACAAGGTGGTAGTCGTGGTATTGGTGCCGCTATCGTTAAGCGTTTAGCGAGTGAGGGCGCCGCGGTTGCCTTTACTTATGTGTCATCAGAAGCCCAATCCCAATTACTAGTGGATGAGGTGATAGCACAGGGCGGTAAAGCCATTGCTATTAAGGCTGACAGCACAGAGCCGGAGGCTATTCGCCGTGCCATTCGTGAGACCAAAGCGCATTTAGGTGGCTTAGATATTGTGGTCAATAATGCGGGCATCCTGATTTGGGATAGCATCGAAAATCTGACGCTAGAAGACTGGGAGCGAATCGTTAACACTAATGTGCGCAGTGTTTTTGTGGCGAGCCAAGAAGCTGCGTTGCACATGAATGACGGCGGCCGGATTATTAATATTGGTAGCACTAACGCTGAGCGTATTCCGTTTGTAGGAGGGGCAATTTACGGCATGAGTAAATCGGCTTTAGTCGGTTTAGCCAAAGGACTCGCGCGGGATTTAGGCCCACGAGCCATTACGGTGAACAACATCCAGCCAGGCCCTGTGGATACCGATATGAACCCTGATAATGGTGATTCATCAGAGCCAATTAAAGCGATTGGCGTACTGGGGCGTTATGGTAAAGCCGAAGAGATTGCCAGCTTTGTCGCCTTTATCGCTGGCCCAGAAGCGGGCTACATCACAGGGGCGAGTCTGATGATTGATGGTGGGTTTTCAGCTTAA